Genomic segment of Actinomycetota bacterium:
TCGGCGGTTTCGACGAACGGCGCGGTGCCGGACGGATCTTCTACTACGACGCGACGGGAGGCAGGTGGGAGGAACAGGACTTCCACGCGACCGGCTCGGGTGGTCGCGCCGCGAAGAGCACACTCAAGAAGCGGTGGCGTCCGGATCTCGATCGCGACGAGGCGGTTCGCGTCGCCGTCGAGGCCCTCGTCGACGCCTCGCAAGAAGATGTTGCGACCGGCGGACCCGACCCGGCGCGGGGGATCTTTCCCACGCTCGTCGTTGCCACGTCGGAGGGAACCGCGGTCGTCACCGACGACGAGATCCGCGCGGCATACGAGCGGATCGTAGCGGAGCAGGCGACCCGGTCCGGGTCGGGGAACGGTGGTGCTCCGTGAGCTTCATGCCGTACGTCCCGCCCGAGCAGCTGATGAAGGACCGCTCCGAGTTCGCGCACAAAGGCATCGCGCGCGGCAAGTCCGTCGTCGGGGTCGAGTACGCGGACGGATTGCTCTTCGTCGCGGAGAACCCCAGCGCCACCCTTCACAAGATCAGCGAGATCTACGACAGGATCGCCTTCGCCGGCGTCGGCAAGTACAGCGAGTTCGAGGACCTTCGTATCAGCGGTGTCCGGCTCGCCGATCTGCGTGGCTACTCGTACGGGCGCGAGGACGTTCGCGCGCGCGATCTCGCGAATGCATATTCCCAGGCGCTATCGACGATCTTCACCACGCAGATGAAGCCATACGAGGTGGAGATCGTGGTCGGCGAGGTCGCCGATGATGCCGGGCGGAACGAGATCTACCACATCCTGTTCGACGGAACCGTCACCGACGAACAGGGATTCGTGGCAATCGGCGGCCATGCCGACGAGCTCACGACCGCGGTGAGCAACGCGTACCAGCAGGGGTGGGACCTCGCGACCGGCGTGCGCGAGGCCGTGAGCGCGTTGCGATCGGCAGAGAACCGGCAGATCGAGGCCGAGTCGATCGAGGCGGGCGTGCTCGATAGAACGAGCCGTCCGCGGCGGAAGTTCCGGCGGCTCGAAGAGGAGGAGATCGCCGGCATCCTGTCGGCTGCCTGAGCCTCGTCGGGCCGGTCCTTCGAAGCATCCCGGTCATTCGCCGTCTGGGACCTACACTCGGTACATGGAACGCCGGATATTCGGGCTGGAGAACGAGTACGGGGTAACCTGCACCTTCCGAGGCCAGCGGCGGCTGTCGCCCGACGAGGTCGCGCGCTACCTGTTCCGCCGCGTCGTCCGCTGGGGTCGCTCGTCGAACGTGTTTCTCGAGAACGGCGCGCGACTCTACCTCGATGTTGGCTCGCATCCGGAGTACGCCACGCCGGAGTGCGACTCGATCACGGACCTCGTCGCGCACGACAAGGCGGGGGAGCGGATCCTCGAGGCGCTCCTCGCGGCGGCGGAGGTTCGGCTCCACGAGGAGGGCATCAGCGGGCAGGTCTACCTGTTCAAGAACAACACCGATTCGGCCGGCAACTCGTACGGTTGCCACGAGAACTACCTCGTGGCGCGGCAGGGCGAGTTCGCGCGGATGGCCGACCTGCTGATCCCGTTCTTCGTCACGCGGCAGATCTACTGCGGTGCGGGGAAGGTGTTGCATGGACCCCGCGGGGCGCAGTTTTGCATCGCACAACGCGCGGAGCACATCTGGGAGGGCGTCTCGAGCGCGACAACGCGTTCCCGGCCGATCATCAACACTCGGGACGAGCCCCA
This window contains:
- the prcA gene encoding proteasome subunit alpha is translated as MPYVPPEQLMKDRSEFAHKGIARGKSVVGVEYADGLLFVAENPSATLHKISEIYDRIAFAGVGKYSEFEDLRISGVRLADLRGYSYGREDVRARDLANAYSQALSTIFTTQMKPYEVEIVVGEVADDAGRNEIYHILFDGTVTDEQGFVAIGGHADELTTAVSNAYQQGWDLATGVREAVSALRSAENRQIEAESIEAGVLDRTSRPRRKFRRLEEEEIAGILSAA